TATTTCAAAGCTGAGAGTAAAAAAATgccatgtggaaaaaaaacacttagaaTTCCCAGTTTAGATGTctggtgttttcttttctttcatttattttaatatgtatTGCTGCCCAATAGGTAGTTaactgatttactgtatgtaaaacccACACATAACCAAGGGTGCATTTCAAGCAATGATGTTTTGGAGAAGTGACTTTAAACAGGTATTGCACAAAGATTGAATTAACAAAATACATAATCCACATGATCTTTTCTTTACTGTTAGGAGGCACATTTGTTGGTCTACTTCTACTTTACTTTATGAAGTTAGTCTTTTAAAACATTGTCAAAAGTCCTGGAAAATACCTATACAGTAGCAAACTCCTCATACTGTACCAAAACCACCAATACAGATATGTTAATCcgttattttatttacatttacgtCAGTGCCATAACGTGCACAAGAAGTAAATGCAGGCTTTTTCATAACCCCTGTATTTTATTCATTGAATTGGTCGTATAGTTTAGTTTTGTATATATCCTCTTGTTTAATTAATACAgtaaaaaacatatttggtgTTGTACAGTTAAGTTGGCTGTGTGACCAAGCTTTTTAGGTAGATACACCCTAATCAGAAAGAAGGATGGCACAGGAAATATATTAAGTTTACTTCATAATAAAGTGCCCCAGAGCACTCAGTGACCATATTAAATGGCTCTTCCACACATTTACCATCTATGACTCTATGACCTCTCAACTTATATGGTAATAGGAAATTCATCCCAAAAGGCACAGAATTCATTAGGTGCACTGGATACAGAAAATATCCACATCTAATTCAATTGGAAACCTTTAATGCCATATTAAACAATTTGGCAGATGTTCAGAGATCGTGTAAGCAATATATGAATgtataaaattaatttattatttattgtagcATGAAGTGGGAGGAGCTTTAGGTAAGATGAGGCAGGAGTATATGAGAGAAGTATAGGATCAGGCAGGGGATCATGAAACTATTAGAAGAACAGAGAAGAAGGACAAAATCAAGGATGGTAGTTGATGGTTGTCAGGTAGTAGGATTGCATGGTACTGATCTCTCTGCACTGTTTCAGACTAGGAAGCGCCTGATTGTGGAAGTAAATTAGACAGTGTAAACAAGGCAAtatactttttgtttttcagcattCTTATTAATATGCAGTAATTAAAGTGGCTGTAGCAAATTAATTGTGATTCTCGTGCTACAAAGAAGTTAATTAACAAAGCCTGCACATTCTACATAGCTCACCCACAAAGCAATGTGGTACACAAATGCTAGACATAATTGTAGGTAACTTTGAAATTAAAAAGTTCATGGTAAATACTTGCTTTGTTACAGATATGGAGTATTTGGggttgctacagtatgttactgtaagtgtgagtTTGATGTAAACAAGTAgctaaaaatgtgcattttttaaCTAAGTAGTGAATGATTTTGCTTTATTTAATGTTACAATAAGTACCTTTTTAACTTCACCTTAACTGTGACCCAAATGCAAAAAATGAAAGggtgaaagtgaaatgaaaatTCTTTTGCACCAATGTAATGATAATGTTCATTATGAGAAATGTTGGCACATataaaaaatacagaaatatacTACTGATTAAAGCAAGCTTTAGAGGAGCAGAACCCACTCTCCCCATAATAATctgctcatttactgtaagtatTTTTACAAGGCCAAAGGAGCAGCTGCAATTCTTCACATTAAGACTACAGCATACATGCAGAGTGCCAGGATTGCACTCAGCCTCCATCTAAGCAGACATGGATTGCACTGTTTAATGTGACTTCCTAGCCAGATTTACTGTGATGGCTTTTGAGGCAAAGAGGTATAATATGACAAAACATGACTCCATAACCTCAGGATATTCAACAATCTTTAGTGGTGAGACCCGTTTAGCTGGAGGATTGGCAAATATATTGCTTTCCTCCCTTCTCTTGTACAGAATTTCAATAAAATAGAACAGTAAATCAGAGTTGAATTCCAACTTTAGTTGTGCTGTATAGACCTGTGTGTTTGCTACAGGGCACAGTTACTGAACTCACATGAATACATAcaggtactgtatatacatatgaACCATTTGTTTCGATAAAAATAATCTTGCCCTTGACTTTATATACTGCTAAACAGAGTGGATAGTTTGAGTGCAAACTAAATTAACTCTACTTCAGAAAAAGCATCGTACACAACAAAAGCTACTGTGATACTGAACCAAAAGGTCCATGTACACGTCCTGTCTAGGTTTGTGGTGTCCAATTCCAAGAGGTTATTTTAACAtcagataaaacacacacacacacacacacacacacacacacacacacacacacacacacacacacacacacacacacacacacacacacacagctgagggaCACTTTGATGGAATGTGAATGTCAGCGGTCCCTTTATTTACTCTCTATATAAAACACTGAGCAGTAATTAACAGCAGGTATCCTCCCTAGCTAGAGGGTAATTGAGTGTTTCAAAGTGCCAACACTTCATAACCcagggggtgtgtgtgtttaactgaGCGAGAAAAAGGCGGAAACTGTATGTGAGAGAGAAAACGTGTATGTGTGCAGTGTATTAAAATGAACTCCTTTATATTCTgcacctccccccacctcctctcctccctagAAGGATAAGGGTCAGCAGCGATTGGGCACAGCCACTCAAACGCTCCAGATTTCTTTATGCACGCATTAACATTCAGGAGTATTCATTATCAGTAAGTGTAGTAAGATGGCTCAAGTAGAGTACTTGTGCCACAGTGAAATAGTGCTCTGTTAATTTAGGAACATGAACGTGTTTATGAAAACTCAAGGAAGCAGACGTTTTGGCACCACTAATTCAATGTATAtcaacattttgaaaatgtattttaaaagtaaaattagGTTATTTAGTCTCAGCTCAGACAGTGATGCTGCTATTAAATTATGTAAGTGCAGCCAAATGAGCACTTAGCCTTGACGTTCATGCTGTCAGCCAAAGGTTGATACATGATGTATTGCAGTTTGAATAAAAGACGTTACGTAATTTTCAAGTAAGGTTTGCAGCCTCATACTCAATTTTGGTgaaagttattatttattgttatgtATCATAGTTATTAAGGCAGTTATCTATCCTTGTTGTGAATGAACAGAAAAGCAGTGATAAGATGTTACTCATGTCAGACGTTTGTGTAAATTTTCCCTACTTTAATGATGGAAAAGCATCTGCTTTTGGCTGTACACATAAAGGCTCCAGTAAAATATATTACAAACATTCATTCAACAAAATACCTGAGTGGAAACACCAGAACTATTCATAAATgtgttacaaaacaaacaaagactaTTTATGCCATAGACTGATACTGAAACCAAACTACtcaactgtgttgttgtgtgtaaaATTCATTTTAGCTTTGTATAGCACATGCTACAGAACACATTTCAGAGGACGCAAACCATGTACCCAAGTCAGGTGCTTCCTGCTCACATGGAGTCATCACCCCACATGGAACATAAAATTAACAAGAAGCTTGTTAGAATGTGCTAATTACTGTACAGAGTGCTTAATTCATGTTCTGTTAATTGGGGTTAGGAGGTTTGTGTTAATTGTTATCTCTTAATTAATTTTGCCCTTAGCTAGCCAGTTGTAATTGCTCCAGCAACAATAGCAACAACATGGTGTCGGACTGAAGCACTTTTAGAGCTCCTTGGAGACATGCAACCCTGATTAACCATGAAgttaattaatgttaattagCATGTTAATAGGTGTATTGTTAAAAATGTTTGGCCTTTGCTGTTTATATATTTGGCTGTTTATTGTGTAATCCATGACATACTGTGGCACATAGTAGCCTATATTGTAGTAGGTTTGAGCAACTTTCTGTCCTGTTTATTGAAGCTTCactatttaattaaaatgcactGTATAAAAGCAGCCTGACAATGTCTTTAAGCAAGAAATTCCAAGTTAAATAAATCCATAAATGTTACACGTGACTGCATAGATTCAAACTTTATATACATACAATTGTGAACTGAATATGAACAAATCACTTCTTATTTTATAAGAGTCGTGCTATCAGGGTTTTGAGCCTCACACTACACACTCTTTGCTTAAACACAGACTTCATAGCTTATACTTAACTTTTGTTACAtctacatgttacatgttacagaTCAGTAGAATTCAGAACATCTAGAACCTttcttgtacagtatatatgcttACAAACAAGACTTGTGTAATGTAATACAacttaataaaacaacagccGTGGTGGCTTAGTTGTCATTCTTTTGTCTTTTGGGTAAACAAAGTCTCTGTTAAGAAACTGTTCAATTTTGGAGATGCTCTTGAGAGCAAGTAGGTTTCTGGTCAGACTCTGtaataaaagctgcagctgaggtcAGATCTTTGCTTGACCTGGTGAAAGAAGAAAGCCTCGTACAGTAGTTAGTTTTACACAGGGATTACTGTGATTTACAGTTAGAAAGCCTTTTGAAATTACACTTTACAATAAACATTATCAAACGTCATAGAACAACTATAACTGCTAAAATGATGAGTTAAAACGGAATGACTTGTTAAGTACAATGTATATTGCAAAAGCTAATAATTCATACAGCTTAGTAGCTACAAAACCCTTGGTTTTTCTAGTGAAGGCAGATCATCTATCTTGGTCAAAGCACTTGGGAGTACTCACCCTGGAGAGTCTTGCCATGACAATTTGCTGACTCTGCTAGTGGATGCGAATGATGGAAAAGAACTCAACAGGGAGGTCCTGCTCTTCTACATAAAGATAACACCAATTCATAGGACTCATCTATATTCAAAGAGTGTTGTTTGACTTATATTTAGCCTGtgagacatttttatttgttgtcaAGCCTCAGTGTTGCATTTAAAAAGGACATGTATTAATTGATAGGTAACAATATCCAGCCCAGAGAAAGAAACCAGGCCCAGGCTGAACTCTGTGTGAAATTCCCAGTGTTCAGAGGTAACAGAAAATAAAGGCTTTGGCCTTTGCTACAATTTTTAAACTATTGGACaagctttttttcctctcattctTGGGGGATTTTCCACTTTATCTCCCTCAATTGCCAGCACCTGGATCTTATAAAACAGAATGACAGTTTGTGGTGATGGTGACAAAGGAGAGAATCAGagcgtgtgagagagaaaaaagtTCAACTGTAGAGAatgaaaaagagagaaagtagAAAGTGAGTGGGTGAGGGACAGATGATGAAGTGAGACAGAAGCAGTACCCAAGCATCATTAGGTAGATTTTTTTCTACAGATCATTCATTCTTTGTCTGTCTGGCTGTCTACAGGATTGTCCATGAGTTCAGCATATTTCACCTTTATCTTCTCACTCAACACCTGACTAGACAATCAAACTTcttatactgtactttaccATAAAACCTGCTTAGGTATTATTTACATAATGTTAAAATGTGACCTATAGTATAGGGCATTATCTGGGGTGTCAGAGAACATATCAGGCTGTTATAAAGGAAATGTTCATCAAACTTACCTTAattaatatacaatatattagATTTATTTGATagacaaattattttaattgtatAAACTTTGAAATGATATACTGTAATCATTACGTTAGGGCCCATTCTTACTTTCTGTTTCTATGTAAACATTATACTGTGGCAATGTCCTGCTGTTCAATATCAGTCTGTGATGCAGAAGGATCTAGGTGATATGTGAACAGCTAAACTGCTCCACATATCTGTAAGTTGAGTCATGCAATAAGGAATTATTAACTCATTATAATAAAGGCTCATGTAAATCATGTTTTACCTCTGGTGCCTGTCACACTGGGATTGTTTTAAAATAGTTCCATGCAGAGgttgatgttgtacagtgtGGACATTCAAGTCATTTTTTAATATCCCTGTGAGTCTTATATTAAACAACCTAAGCTTTAAGCCTAACCTTTAAGCTCTCGAACCACTTCACACTTAACAGGTTCTATAACTGACcgtgtctgctgctgttgtgtctaTGCAGGTCTCAGCTAAAGCTTTCCACTCTCCTTGTGGGTGGTTGCTCAAAGAAGCTGCAGTTCCAGAGGCAGAAGAGGCATTCAACAGCCCTGAAACCCTAGTAATCACCAAGGGGACTGAGAGGGATGAGGTGAGATAATTATTAGTATTGGTAAAAACTACAGACGCACAATGACTTTACAAATAAACCAAGTCCCAGTGGAGCAAAGTGCAGCACCACAGTACAATGTCCCACaattaaataatgttttcagACTACAATCATGCAGATTTATCTGTCacctttgttgtgtttgcttttgagAAACATAGGCATTTTGCTGAAGGGATTCCCGAGGTTTACCTTGGATGAGGCTGAATTTAGCTCTTTTCCCTGAAAAGGTATTACAAAACGGTTGTGAAGTGAAGACATTGAagacactgtacagtaagtctgttgtatacagtatgtgaatattttaacatGCACACTGTAAACCCAAATACAAACAATGCTAAATGTAATTATATACACTTGAAATTGACAATAAGTAAATAcaaacctaaaacaaaaaaaaataattctaCAAGGAGTTATTTTTGGAATTCTTCATTGCAATACCTCAAAAAGCGGCTTCAGGGTTGAAATGTCAGACTGAATTCTGGACACTGTTGCTTGTCTCTGTTCAATGCTACAGAATGATGATCTGTAGGCCTCATTGCTTTGTAGAAAGGACTTGTTAGTATTAAAACCCAGAACTTGTTTAGTTGGAGGCTGCTTATAGCAATCTGAGCATCCAGCCTCTGTTGGCTCATTTTCCCCTTGAATCTCTGACTCAGCTTCACTTTCAGTGGTTTGTACATCTAGTGTGTCCTCTATCGGGACAGTTCTCAGATGAGCCTTAAAACTGCTCGACCCCACGTCAGATTCAAACTCCACTTTGTTTAGTAGGCCATAAGCCCACGTATCCTCCAAATTAGAGCTCATAGGACCCTGAACACTGTTTTCCTGTGTAGCTATATTTGATTGAGGTTCATGTTGTAAGATTGGTAATGAGTTTGATTTAACCATTATGCTCCCCAGTGAACCCTTTTCAGCAATATTCATTACACACATGTCAGGAGGATCCATAGGTACTGTTGGTGCTGGTACAGCATCCTTCTGTAGGCAACAAATACTTGACTCATTCAGAGTTTCAGAATGTTCTGTGGTGAAATCAGCTGCCGGTTTCATACATAGCTTCACCTCTGCAGCCGTCCTCTCAGGATCTTGATGAATAAGATCTAGTGACGGATATGAATTAGCATCTTGTGTTTTGACGTCAAGGCAATAAAGGTTTTGCACGGAGATGGGCTCTGTGTTGACACTTTGACTATCAAAAGTATTGAATTTGGGAAAAAACTGTTCCTCTCTCAAATCCCCCCATTCTTCGTTTGCATGGCTAAAGTCAGTGTCCATGGCTTTCAGCGAAACACTTGGTGAGAGGTCTGAAGCCTCACTGACAGTCACTGTTGGCTCTGTATCCATGAAGTCAACGACCTGATGTTGGTTGCTCTTTGCGATAGTTGTATCAGTAGTCGTCTGGTCCTGTATCTGTGTTCCTGGTGTTTCTGATGTGTATGCTGctgtctttcctctctcctctacGCCATCTATCGCTTCTCCCTCCACTCTATctcttgtttctgttttggAGTTTTTGGTGTCCCCTTCATCCTCTGTTGACCTCTGGTTATCCTCTTGTCTGTCTGCTCTATCTGCTGTTTTGGTCATGAgcatttctccttcttctccataACTTCCACCTCCATTAACATCTCTTCTCATGAGCTTCTCTCTATTACattgctgttttgtgtttttgtactcTTTATTGCTGTTCTTTTCTTGTTTACAATGATTATTAactatattgtttttttcattaatttttACGTTcctatttttatatttatcacTGCTTAATAAATCTACAGATCCGTAAACAGTCCTGTGGTCCTGGTGTGACTCACTTGCAGCTTGGAAAATGTGGAGATTGTAATCGGAGACAAAGGAAGAGCTGAAACTTAAATCTGAAACTGCGACTGGGTCAGTCCTCCTTAGGTTATACTTGCATGTGAATTCATCAAATACATTGGTACAGGTGCCTAAAAGATTTTTGGGGATAGGTGGGCacaaaaacaggtttaaaaggTTATATTGGGATTGTTGATCATGGTTTAGGGTTTCTTgttctaaaagaaaaaaacagaataaaacttAATAGGAAAAAATAACATTACTTTGtataaaatgtacaaatgtAAAGACTACCATGAAAATTCTGTGTTTAATGCtaaattatttgtttaattCTTAATACAAATCCTGTAACACAAATCCACTGTTCAGTATATTAATATTCAGGTGACTGACCTCCAGTTGCACCAGTAGTAACAAGCTCATTCACGACTCCTGTGTCCTCAAGACAGACTGAATTTTCGGTCAGAGATGGGGTCACGTGCTGCAGACTGCCAATTATACACAGCTCAGAGGTGGGGATAGGTTCATCAAGAGGTAGCTGCGTAGAAATACTGAAAATTGGACTACTGTCTCCCATCTGTAGACAGAAAGAGTAATAAAGTTAGTTAGACACTACCTACACTTGCTATCTGTTAGGTTAGATAACCTAAGCTGTTTTAAACTTAATTAACTattgtacatgtactgtaggtactgtaaCAGTACTGTAACAGCACAGTAGCACCAGCAGCACTAAAGTAGCATGCACATGGTAAATGTGTCATTATTATAAGTCCACAATAGCAGGACATATTTTACAGCAAAATACGCACGTCTTTCTTCAGCAATGGCCATTTGTCATTTCACTGAATAAATTTTGTCCTTTGAAATATTTGGCCTGttataacataaaaacaaatgtaatttaaaaggtgccagcacatgcaaaatccactttttgggcattctggtacattactatgactctctggttcatgttaCACATGAAGCGCACTCGCtagttatttcacattttgctactGTACTTTAGCCAATCCCATCTATAAACAATATTTGTCATAGTTTAATTATTGCCTACGTTGACGGTAAACAggccactcacagaaccacctCCGGTCCTGCCAAGACAAACGCATAATACTAAACTTTATTCCTGACGCACACAATTGGACAAAGTGGAGCAATGTGCTCCAGTGACAGAGAGCTAAGCAGCTACTGCTGTGCTGCAAGGTGCTACgtgggctcaggtcctttacAGTGTCACACTCTCCAGCTACAATCATGAGGTCCATTCACCACCGGCCACCCGCTGTTGTTTTGGCCATTAACAGGTTGTTCGCACATCACTAGCCATTAGCACACTTTTAGGTGCTGGCTTTAGCTGGAAAACAGCAAGAAGGATGCGGTGACCCCTATGACATCAGACACTGAAGTCAATATTCTTTGGTATGAAAAGCAATATAAGCAGTCTTCTTTAAAAGCTTGGTTAAGTTCCTTTTTGGTAAACTGATTCACACGTGAGTATtttatactatactgtatgtttctaaGCACATACACTGCCAAAAAGTCAAAAGTTTGGACAAACCTCATTTTCATGGTTTTCGTTTTTTTTAAGACCCAATTAATGCAAGGAATCCCATAAATGTACCCTGACAAGGCACCTGTGATAGGAAAAGCATTTCAGGTGACAACCTCATGAAGCTCTTTGAGAGAATGCAAAGCAGTaatcaaagcaaaaataaaattcaaaatttaaaatataaagcTATGTTATAGCTaacatttttttcttcactACTACGAGTCCAAACTTTTGACTGGTTTGAACCTCTAATTCATATATTTGCTTTGCCTGCACTTTGGCAGAAACACTAACTGTCTTCACTGCACTAAGTGCATCATGAGCTTCTTCCACTGCTTGAAGGTCTTGCTGCTCTTTTTTAATGCGGCCCAGCAACACTGTCTTCTGTTAATGACAAACATAAAAAAGTTATTCAGTTTTTTTATCAGACTATATTGTAAGACTTCCTagactttaaaatattttttctacttCTTTGTCCCAGCTGGTCTTGGAGGCAGCATTGCTCTCCATCAGTTTGGCCATCTTGTCTTCTAATGCCTTGCTTTTCTCTCGCATCATCTCATGTTCCTGTTTAAGGGCCTGCAGTAAAATTAATCACCCATAGGATTTTTAATGCAATACTAaatttttatgtgtttatttaacgTGAAACAGAAGGTCTTAAATAGGGCAGGGAGTAAGAGAGGGCTTCTTGCTAATACAAATCAGTTGGCCTGTGTCACCGTAATAatgattttaataaattaatgaataggtaaattaaaaatgagaagggggcagagaaaaagaaaagagaataaTAAACTTTAAAGCCATAAATGGAGAATAAACACACTATCATTCAGTTTCAGAAGCGACCATATACATTCATGTTCTGATATACAACACAACATTCATCACATTAATGAGATGCAAatgttgttatttattcattgccTTTGTGTAAATTCACTGCATAATCATTTAAACAGACTCTGAAAAACTAATTTCAGCTGTTTGGAACCAATATTGACAGATACTAAAGGTTTTAAATTGCCCCTGTAATTCAAATGCATTTTAACATTTGCAGTAATTCAGTTAAACCATGGAAACATATGCATTTGAACAACAAGTTCATGAAGGAAGAACAGATGTGTGGTacagatgtgttttatttttggttttccaTTGAGTTGTGtatttaaaattgaaaaaaaataaacatttgtttttaattatataatCAATGTTGCTAGTGATAATCTAGTAAAACCATATACGTTAATACCAATATCATTCCATTTACCTGGTACTGCTCtttctgtgtttgcagctcCAGGTTTACTCTGGTGACAGTCTGTGTCTGATTCAGTAGAAGATGCTCAGCTTGCTGCAGAGATTTTATTATCTCCTAAATTAACAtagataaacaaacacaaaaaacacctcTATACAGTATATCCACAATAAAGCCTTAAGACATGTTGCATATGACACTGAAATTTCTAGACTTACCACAATTCCTGTTATACATGTTTCTCACCTGTTTTTCTGCTCTTACAGATTCATTTTCTTTACAAAGTTTTTTGTTGATTGCAGTCTCCTTAAAGTAAGAAAAGTTGATGACTAAAACACCATTAGTTCAATGGTGAATTCTTGTTTTGATGATTGCCATTTACCGTGTTTAGTTTCTGCTTCAACAGCTGTATATGCTGCTCTATGCCTGTCGAACTGTGAATCTTTTCTGTGTGAATGAATGATGTCATCCTGGCTTTGATTAGCTGCTTGCTTATCTCTTCCAACTCCTGAGGAAACAATAATTTATTTAGAGAGATttggaaagtaaaaaaaaaatactgattACTTGATGTCGAAACAACACTTTTAGTACCACAGTATGTGTGACGTAATTCTGTAGAAGCACTGTATAAATGAATAACATTATTATTGCCTTTACTTACCTTCTTCAGTGAAACAATGATTGCTTCTTGATTCTTATTTGTAGAAGACAACTTTCTATTGATGCTCATGGCCTCATTAACTATAAAGAATTACAGACAATTATAAATAATgctacaacacaaacattttatcCACTTTTATCATACTGCATGATGCAATTTTAAAATTCCTTTCTTGTTAGTCAAACACTTTCCAGGCAAAGGCCATTTAGCTGAATACATTCTTTACTTTTCTAATAAGCAACTGCTTTGGCAGTACGAGACAGCACAGTTCACATTCACatctgaatatatatatatacatacatatacacacacacacacacacacacacacacacacacacacacacatatgcctgcacacacacacacacacacacacacacacacacacacacacacacacacacacacacacacacacacacacacacacacacacacacacacacacacacatatgactATGAAAATTGTAGATTCACACTGATATATCAAAATCAAATATATGTCATATTCTAGGTTCTTCAAAAGTAgccaccttttgttttgattattgctttgcACACTCTTGGCATTCTCTGGAAGAGCTTCAAGAGGTAGTCACCTGGAATGGTTGTCACTTCACAGGTGTGCCCTGTCAGGTTTAATAAGTGGGATTTCTTGCCCTATAAATGGGGTTGGGACCATCAGTTGTGTTGTCCAGTGTTCAGGTGGATACACAGCTGATAGTCCCACTGAATAGACTGTTAGAATTTGTATTATGCAGCTAAGTAAAGAAAAATCATTAGAATAGaactttatttgtcattgtaCAAGTACCTTGTACAAGTTTCCCCAGCGACAGTtcacagaaatgaatgaaagctcTTTATAAAAATACcaaataaataatgacagatataataagacaaaataatataaaaatcagAAGTACTCGCATTTCCAACCGCATGATCAAACGATAGTATTTACAAGTGTGTGAATGAGGTATCCAAAATTATACCGTGAATTACACAGTGGTATTGCACAGTACAAGATAATATTGCacgtttgtgtttatatttcacATCTGGATTGTATAGGTGACTCAATGTTTGTTTGCAGTTCGAATGGCccaggggaagaagctgttcgTTTGTCTGGTGGTGTGGGATTTTATTGACCTGAAATGCTGTCCTGATGGCAGCAGGTCAAACAGATTATGGGCAGGGTGTGAGGGGTCTCCTGTGATGGCCTTGACTCTGCTTTGACACCAGGACCTGGCTAAGTCGTCCAGGGAGGGCAGAGGACAACCGATGATTTTCTGAGCTGTGGGCTTTATCGCCCTTCGTACCACTTTCTTGTCCTCAGCAGTGGACCCTGCAAACCCCCCCCATGGATAATAAATCAGAGTGCTTACCACAGAAGCGTTGTAGAAGGACAATAGTAAATTCTTCTCTAAGTTGTTTTTTCTGAGGATCCACAGGAAGTGCAGCCGCTGCTGAGCTTTTTTCACAATGATCTTGATGTTTGGGGACAAGGACATATCTGAGATCTGGGAGCCGAGGAATCTGATGGTGGGGATCGCTTCCACACGTTCACTGTTTATAATGAGTAGGGCATGAAGTTGTTTcacacttttttgttttgtatttaattccACATGTGTTAATTCATCGTTTTGATGCCCTCAGTGTGAATGTACAAATTTCAAAgtcatgaaaataaagaaaactcttTGAATGAGAAGGTGTGTCCAAACTTTtggtctgtactgtatatacaatatacacgcacgcacacacccacccacacacatgcacttatATGTTATCTGACGGTGGAAGAAGTACTTTGGCACTAatatgttatcggacggtggtaCGAGTATCTCCGGAATCCCTCTGACACGCCTTCTGATGAGGAAGCAGACGCAGGGGTCTCAGAGGTGaacttgcccatcacccaggctgaggtcatcgAGGTAGTTCGCTAGCTCCTCGatggcagggcagcgggggtggatgagatctgtcctgagtacatcaagtctctggatgttgtggggctctCCTGGGTGacatgcctctgcaacatcaTATGGACGatggggacagttcctctggactggacaaccggtgTGGTTGTCCATCTTtataaaaagggggacaggagagtatGTTCCAACTTTACCTTAGATACAGGAGGAAAAATGTGGTTTTCAACCTGGCCGTGGCACGCTGGACCAGCTCTATACCCTCACCAGGGTGATCG
The genomic region above belongs to Betta splendens chromosome 6, fBetSpl5.4, whole genome shotgun sequence and contains:
- the LOC114857443 gene encoding myosin-3-like isoform X1, with product MDLNADSKTLSNASVGGQAGEKELSSTHSEAENEGAILLQLLEFKNHLLEAIEELHIRRDSETRFEDQLSKLVLEKQELEWEKESLQQQIETVENQRKESLSYVKKQFQDKIRNTEEEKWKYQLTSELKDKEISSLKEELKSLQLLKYNLERKSSELEQKLALQSRSKDSHLDQLGKVEKRFTALSRQCAVIKQAHVKLEQNVNEAMSINRKLSSTNKNQEAIIVSLKKELEEISKQLIKARMTSFIHTEKIHSSTGIEQHIQLLKQKLNTETAINKKLCKENESVRAEKQEIIKSLQQAEHLLLNQTQTVTRVNLELQTQKEQYQALKQEHEMMREKSKALEDKMAKLMESNAASKTSWDKEKTVLLGRIKKEQQDLQAVEEAHDALSAVKTVSVSAKVQMGDSSPIFSISTQLPLDEPIPTSELCIIGSLQHVTPSLTENSVCLEDTGVVNELVTTGATGEQETLNHDQQSQYNLLNLFLCPPIPKNLLGTCTNVFDEFTCKYNLRRTDPVAVSDLSFSSSFVSDYNLHIFQAASESHQDHRTVYGSVDLLSSDKYKNRNVKINEKNNIVNNHCKQEKNSNKEYKNTKQQCNREKLMRRDVNGGGSYGEEGEMLMTKTADRADRQEDNQRSTEDEGDTKNSKTETRDRVEGEAIDGVEERGKTAAYTSETPGTQIQDQTTTDTTIAKSNQHQVVDFMDTEPTVTVSEASDLSPSVSLKAMDTDFSHANEEWGDLREEQFFPKFNTFDSQSVNTEPISVQNLYCLDVKTQDANSYPSLDLIHQDPERTAAEVKLCMKPAADFTTEHSETLNESSICCLQKDAVPAPTVPMDPPDMCVMNIAEKGSLGSIMVKSNSLPILQHEPQSNIATQENSVQGPMSSNLEDTWAYGLLNKVEFESDVGSSSFKAHLRTVPIEDTLDVQTTESEAESEIQGENEPTEAGCSDCYKQPPTKQVLGFNTNKSFLQSNEAYRSSFCSIEQRQATVSRIQSDISTLKPLFEGKELNSASSKVNLGNPFSKMPMFLKSKHNKVPLVITRVSGLLNASSASGTAASLSNHPQGEWKALAETCIDTTAADTKSRTSLLSSFPSFASTSRVSKLSWQDSPGSSKDLTSAAAFITESDQKPTCSQEHLQN
- the LOC114857443 gene encoding uncharacterized protein LOC114857443 isoform X8, with product MSINRKLSSTNKNQEAIIVSLKKELEEISKQLIKARMTSFIHTEKIHSSTGIEQHIQLLKQKLNTETAINKKLCKENESVRAEKQEIIKSLQQAEHLLLNQTQTVTRVNLELQTQKEQYQALKQEHEMMREKSKALEDKMAKLMESNAASKTSWDKEKTVLLGRIKKEQQDLQAVEEAHDALSAVKTVSVSAKVQMGDSSPIFSISTQLPLDEPIPTSELCIIGSLQHVTPSLTENSVCLEDTGVVNELVTTGATGEQETLNHDQQSQYNLLNLFLCPPIPKNLLGTCTNVFDEFTCKYNLRRTDPVAVSDLSFSSSFVSDYNLHIFQAASESHQDHRTVYGSVDLLSSDKYKNRNVKINEKNNIVNNHCKQEKNSNKEYKNTKQQCNREKLMRRDVNGGGSYGEEGEMLMTKTADRADRQEDNQRSTEDEGDTKNSKTETRDRVEGEAIDGVEERGKTAAYTSETPGTQIQDQTTTDTTIAKSNQHQVVDFMDTEPTVTVSEASDLSPSVSLKAMDTDFSHANEEWGDLREEQFFPKFNTFDSQSVNTEPISVQNLYCLDVKTQDANSYPSLDLIHQDPERTAAEVKLCMKPAADFTTEHSETLNESSICCLQKDAVPAPTVPMDPPDMCVMNIAEKGSLGSIMVKSNSLPILQHEPQSNIATQENSVQGPMSSNLEDTWAYGLLNKVEFESDVGSSSFKAHLRTVPIEDTLDVQTTESEAESEIQGENEPTEAGCSDCYKQPPTKQVLGFNTNKSFLQSNEAYRSSFCSIEQRQATVSRIQSDISTLKPLFEGKELNSASSKVNLGNPFSKMPMFLKSKHNKVPLVITRVSGLLNASSASGTAASLSNHPQGEWKALAETCIDTTAADTKSRTSLLSSFPSFASTSRVSKLSWQDSPGSSKDLTSAAAFITESDQKPTCSQEHLQN